The nucleotide sequence ATGTACCACTTATTTATCTGACTTATCTCTATCTAACGACCGAAGCCGTGTGTTTTTCAGGACATTTTCTCACAGGTTGGCATTCGCCAGCTGTTCTCACGCGCTAGCTACCTAGGCACTGTCGTACAAGAGGTACGTAGGATGGCGTGCTCCGCAAACCGCATGTCGCCATCTCTTCATCGCAGTCCGTCTTCTCAACAAGGGCAGATACTTGTGATCCCTCACCACTTGTCCAAGATGCCGCGGAGAGCGTGTTATGCGTGCCGGTAAGCAAAGAATATCCCCAGGCTGAGCCGAGTGGTGATAATAGCTGACCAGGGAGTCAAGGTCTAGCAAAGTCCGCTGCAAAGTCCAGGATGGTGCAACCGGCTGTGAGAGATGTGTGGCGAGAAAGCTTCACTGCTCCTACGCGCCCAAGTCCCAGTCTTCATCTCGCTCAGATGTAATCCCCAGTTCCCCATGGGCGCCGTCAGAGCAAAGCGTCTTCGAGCCTCCTCCGATGAGACAAGCTAACCAAGACTATCGGATGGAACGTGGGACTCTGGGGTTAGACGTTGGAAAAGGGCGCCCAGAGGATCTTCTCAGAGAGGGAGAGTTTACTCACTCTCTAATACTCCTGTATTTCAGCAACTTCAGCGATATTCACTTCATGTTCGATGAGGAGCTATTCCTTGCCGACTTTTCCACCAGTCAGATCCCAAAGGTTATCCTCTactccatcatggctctgaGCATTCGGTAGGTTTTATACTGGCACAAATTGATGCTCACTCACTCTTACACATATCCAAGATTCTCAATGGCGCCATTCACCGAAGATCTACCACCGTGTCACAGGGGGGAGCTTCTTTTTAAGCACGCCCgaagcctcctcgtcgaagACTTTGACTGGCCGTCTGTTCCGACAATCCAAGCTTACCTCTTGTTGGGTACCTATAAACTGGCATTTGGCGGCTCAAGACAAGCATATGTGTTTCTTGGTCAGTCAAACTCATCTTTAATCTGCCAACTAACTGACTTCCCCAAGGCTTCGCGGCGAATATGCTCAGAGCTCTGAGACTACTGGATATCAGCGAGGGCGAGCCATCTGTGTCTGTGGAGACACATAGACGGCTCATTTGTACCATGGCACTCATGGATAGACTGATATCCTTTCCACTCAGGTTGACACCGCACTTTTCTCGCAGAGACAAGATTCCCCATATGTTGCACGACGATGAGTTTCTAGCCTTGAAGCGAGGCAGAGCAAATCAGACTTTAGGAGCTCATTCAAATGTCAAAGCTGTCAGTGTGTCTCAGGAAGTCATGTTTCTTTCAGAGATACTAGCTGAGCTTTACGAGCTGTTCCATGACGGCCAGGATGATGTTCATCAGGTTCTGTCCAGGTTCACCCGTCATTCAGCAACAAGAAGTGCCAGCCTTCTTTGGACTCCCTCCAATATCTCTCATCACTTGCGCCACGATACCCTTCGGCAGTTTGCATACATGCACCTGCTATATCACCATATCGGCCAATTAGTCCACTTCAAGGCCCTCAGGCCGACTTCGACCCAAAGTCAAACACAGAGAGAGTCAGCTGCAGAATGCCACCGCCATGCCAACTCGATTGCAGTAATTGTTGAGACTCTATGGGATCAGGCCGGCTTTGATCTACACAACTTTTCTGTCGGCAAGATTCTTACCACGGCGGTTGTGGTATATGC is from Fusarium keratoplasticum isolate Fu6.1 chromosome 11, whole genome shotgun sequence and encodes:
- a CDS encoding Zn(2)-C6 fungal-type domain-containing protein, whose product is MPRRACYACRSSKVRCKVQDGATGCERCVARKLHCSYAPKSQSSSRSDVIPSSPWAPSEQSVFEPPPMRQANQDYRMERGTLGLDVGKGRPEDLLREGEFTHSLILLYFSNFSDIHFMFDEELFLADFSTSQIPKVILYSIMALSIRFSMAPFTEDLPPCHRGELLFKHARSLLVEDFDWPSVPTIQAYLLLGTYKLAFGGSRQAYVFLGFAANMLRALRLLDISEGEPSVSVETHRRLICTMALMDRLISFPLRLTPHFSRRDKIPHMLHDDEFLALKRGRANQTLGAHSNVKAVSVSQEVMFLSEILAELYELFHDGQDDVHQVLSRFTRHSATRSASLLWTPSNISHHLRHDTLRQFAYMHLLYHHIGQLVHFKALRPTSTQSQTQRESAAECHRHANSIAVIVETLWDQAGFDLHNFSVGKILTTAVVVYAHALLEASTTEAIQQLHDQITILTGCIHRIQNHTRMFIWVHQHLETFVNMFSRDKSIWARMFNDNPHLLRQMLYLGSYYEKFDPRTAGRRIGIEALLESM